Proteins from one Podospora pseudoanserina strain CBS 124.78 chromosome 1, whole genome shotgun sequence genomic window:
- a CDS encoding hypothetical protein (COG:F; EggNog:ENOG503NWEU) has translation MAPKNRIIIDTDPGVDDVLALLLALSASPEELEVAMISVTYGNVPLQRCLRNVVAMFHVLEKEMKWREANGKPTFGALNAYKPIVAVGASHPLEDEELVADHFHGEDGLHGVHTAHPDLSPADTWRTLFGDKVEGATDSDEPPSFSRFFSPSKGPAHEEILRILREEPEDTITVVAVGPLTNVALAAAKDPETFLRVKELVVMGGAVNTIGNVTPVAEFNCMADAVAAARVYALTSKVPSSTMPPTIHGKSVLGAYPEKLPRQLKLSLFPLDITTPHELHKETFNQKIQPLLKQGSPLAKWTETFLNGTFNKIDSMLGEGHNEGLSLHDPLTIWYMLTRDHPEWTTVPKPEDIRVETCGQWTRGMHVIDNRGRAKPAEVDSTVETHPEDPMDAVTFDEVPGDTMGWLSLRRGNRINRVVSSPGQNTFAGILLDRIFA, from the exons ATGGCGCCCAAGAACCGCATTATCATTGATACCGATCCAG gtgttgatgatgtcctGGCACTGTTGCTGGCCCTCAGCGCCTCTcccgaggagctcgaggtggCCATGATTTCGGTCACATACGGCAATGTCCCGCTGCAAAG ATGCCTCCGCAATGTCGTGGCCATGTTTCACGTGCTGGAGAAGGAAATGAAATGGCGCGAGGCCAACGGCAAACCTACCTTTGGTGCCTTGAACGCTTACAAGCCTAttgttgccgttggtgcTTCTCATCCcctggaagatgaagagctgGTGGCGGACCATTTCC atggtgaggatgggctGCATGGTGTCCACACAGCT CACCCTGACCTGAGCCCCGCGGATACCTGGCGCACCCTTTTCGGTGACAAGGTGGAGGGAGCTACAGACTCTGATGAGCCACCATCATTCTCCCGTTTCTTCAGCCCTAGCAAGGGTCCTGCCCACGAGGAGATCCTCCGCATCTTGAGGGAAGAGCCAGAGGACACCATCACAGTCGTTGCCGTTGGGCCACTCACCAACGTTGCCCTCGCAGCCGCCAAGGACCCTGAGACCTTCCTCCGCGTCAAGGAGCTTGTTGTGATGGGGGGTGCTGTCAACACCATCGGAAACGTGACTCCTGTGGCCGAGTTCAACTGCATGGCTGATGCTGTTGCCGCTGCCAGAGTTTACGCTCTCACGTCCAAGGTCCCCTCATCGACGATGCCACCAACAATACACGGCAAGTCGGTCCTGGGTGCCTATCCTGAGAAGTTGCCCCGTCAACTCAAGCTGAGCTTGTTCCCCTTGGATATCACTACTCCCCACGAGCTCCACAAGGAGACTTTCAACCAAAAGATCCAGCCGCTGCTGAAACAAGGCAGTCCCCTTGCCAAATGGACCGAAACCTTTTTGAATGGCACTTTTAACAAGATTGACTCGATGCTCGGCGAGGGCCACAACGAGGGCCTGTCCCTTCATGACCCGCTGACCATCTGGTACATGCTGACGCGCGACCATCCTGAGTGGACGACTGTGCCCAAGCCAGAAGACATCCGAGTCGAGACCTGCGGCCAGTGGACAAGGGGCATGCACGTCATCGATAACCGTGGGAGAGCCAAGCCGGCCGAGGTCGACAGCACAGTAGAGACACACCCCGAGGACCCGATGGATGCCGTCACGTTCGATGAGGTTCCTGGTGACACGATGGGCTGGCTCAGTCTGAGAAGGGGCAACAGAATCAACAGGGTAGTGTCGTCACCGGGCCAGAATACCTTTGCTGGTATTTTGCTGGACAGAATCTTTGCCTAG
- a CDS encoding hypothetical protein (EggNog:ENOG503P3A0): protein MGVNMSTLVGWAVIASALVGYKVYLDNRNRPAVRQVARQLHTEKPAGQNRKEPKEKAKRQRVEAYSKDTEETGKTAQLKTRATKPSAASSKPSNDSSDDEVDNREFARQLASIKQGTNLNATKKADEKRQKSVKQSRAQVIDEKPKEPKVSTPSSTAGVDADDDASSAASPAVTPADAGDVSDMLEPKSSGPSVLRLTDTEKVKPKKEKKAKEPEKTETKKQRQNRRKKELEQEQRQEDERQRKVAEEAQRRQARIAEGRAAKDGSEFTNKAVKESVWTAGKTESKPTNGQTAPVQPLDTFDTDSYTDVSIPTQTDSTSKASTAKQAGAPNNWIASLPSEEEQMKMIEDEEAWNTVPSKKSKKKKTAEATSPADSAGESEPVAATKAQPATKPRATNGTAPSRPAKIISQQSSFAALTPNDDETSKEWDV from the coding sequence ATGGGTGTCAACATGTCAACATTGGTCGGCTGGGCCGTCATTGCCAGCGCTCTCGTCGGTTACAAGGTGTATCTTGACAACAGGAACAGACCAGCTGTCCGTCAAGTTGCCCGCCAGCTTCATACCGAGAAGCCTGCTGGCCAGAACCGCAAAGagcccaaggagaaggcgaagcGACAAAGGGTGGAAGCTTACTCCAAAGACACCGAGGAGACGGGCAAGACCGCCCAGCTGAAGACTCGTGCCACCAAGCCATCAGCTGCTTCCTCGAAACCCTCCAACGATAGCTCCGATGACGAGGTCGACAACAGGGAGTTTGCCAGGCAATTGGCCAGCATCAAGCAGGGCACAAACCTGAATGccaccaagaaggccgaCGAGAAGAGACAAAAGTCGGTGAAGCAGTCTCGTGCCCAGGTCATTGACGAGAAGCCAAAGGAGCCCAAGGtctccactccctcctcaactgCCGGCGTTGACGCCGATGACGACGCGTCTTCGGCTGCTTCCCCTGCCGTCACACCTGCGGATGCCGGCGATGTCTCGGATATGCTTGAGCCCAAGTCGTCCGGTCCCTCTGTCCTCCGCCTCACCGACACTGAGAAGGTGAAGCccaaaaaggagaagaaggccaaggagccTGAGAAGACGGAAACCAAGAAGCAGAGACAGAACCGTCGTAAGAAGGAGCTTGAGCAGGAGCAGCGCCAAGAGGACGAGCGTCAGCGCAAGGTCGCCGAGGAGGCCCAAAGACGACAGGCCCGCATCGCCGAGGGTCGCGCTGCCAAGGACGGCTCTGAATTCACCAACAAGGCCGTCAAGGAGTCTGTCTGGACCGCCGGTAAGACTGAGAGCAAGCCCACTAATGGCCAGACAGCTCCTGTGCAGCCACTCGACACCTTCGACACCGACAGTTATACCGATGTGTCTATTCCCACCCAAACCGACTCGACTTCCAAAGCCTCCACTGCTAAGCAGGCCGGTGCCCCGAACAACTGGAttgcctccctcccctccgaggaggagcagatgaagatgatcgaagatgaagaggccTGGAACACTGTTCCATCCAAGAAGtctaagaagaagaagacggccgaggccacctcccccgccgaTAGCGCCGGCGAGTCTGAGCCAGTCGCCGCCACCAAGGCTCAGCCTGCCACAAAGCCCCGTGCTACCAATGGCACCGCTCCCAGCAGACCCGCCAAGATCATCTCCCAGCAGTCATCCTTTGCTGCTCTGACTCCAAATGACGATGAGACCAGCAAGGAGTGGGATGTGTAA
- a CDS encoding hypothetical protein (EggNog:ENOG503P1ZS), whose amino-acid sequence MSYLSAVQSALFYYLACTPCYACVGNHKAAKQAKKEREMKAQIILEQPHLYRHPDPFQTNPYWEEEIKMGPSLPKKGKNIDRSSKSLSQRRLTAASRDGGASIGAGSSVMFNMGSPTSTVGPRPSVSTTIAPTVVGDAEMASPTLSKTISVSTADDWNLKPYQREDEELWGHEYESQRRTQKLVDALKQAGSSAGRFVESKLGLEKQVTEQDRYDFYFAPKNPPVNEYHPPVVSSKPAHKDGLRWMLQPPPPAKVMEGKVPVSRSASLMSVNSRRTVSTVGSGSLGRLVGEKALEAKSRRGETPFDDRLSSASLARTRSRRTIVSTVRTRSRRTTRATSFSTESDDSSDDLHHRMARRRNHRPVATPEVDSDDEKEYNTKNIEAGISVTPPMSTHPTHAAQKPRLATILSSAVVVVDQVPSSQKTSSSPLQEVTNSTTTVTNSRSTESSGKITA is encoded by the coding sequence ATGTCATACCTTTCCGCCGTCCAGTCGGCCCTCTTCTACTATCTGGCCTGCACACCATGTTACGCGTGCGTCGGAAACCACAAGGCGGCgaagcaggccaagaaggagagagaaatgAAGGCACAAATCATCTTGGAGCAGCCACACTTGTACCGACATCCAGATCCATTCCAGACGAATCCCTACTGGGAAGAGGAAATTAAGATGGGTCCAAGCTTAccaaagaaggggaagaataTCGATCGGTCCAGCAAGAGCTTGAGTCAACGGCGCTTGACAGCGGCGAGCAGGGACGGCGGTGCGAGTATAGGCGCGGGCAGCAGCGTGATGTTCAACATGGGGAGTCCCACATCTACCGTCGGGCCCAGACCTTCAGTCAGCACGACCATTGCCCCTACGGTGGTAGGAGATGCGGAGATGGCGAGCCCGACGCTGAGCAAAACGATATCGGTATCGACCGCCGACGACTGGAATCTGAAGCCATACCAacgcgaggatgaggaactTTGGGGGCACGAGTATGAGAGTCAGAGGAGGACGCAGAAGCTCGTGGATGCTCTTAAGCAGGCTGGCTCGTCTGCTGGGCGGTTTGTCGAGTCCAAGCTTGGCTTGGAGAAGCAGGTTACTGAGCAGGACCGATACGACTTTTACTTTGCACCGAAAAACCCACCAGTCAACGAATACCACCCACCGGTTGTCAGCAGCAAGCCCGCCCACAAGGATGGGCTTCGCTGGATGTTGCAgcctccgccgcccgccAAGGTCATGGAGGGTAAGGTACCGGTTAGCAGAAGCGCGAGTTTGATGAGTGTGAACTCGAGAAGGACGGTATCGACAGTGGGAAGCGGGTCATTGGGCAGACTGGTTGGCGAGAAGGCTCTTGAGGCTAAGAGTCGGAGAGGCGAGACGCCATTCGACGACAGGTTGTCGTCCGCGTCGCTTGCTAGgacaaggtcaagaaggACAATCGTTTCGACCGTGCGGACAAGAAGCCGTCGGACTACGCGAGCGACCAGCTTCTCGACCGAATCCGATGACTCCTCTGACGATCTTCACCACCGAAtggcgagaaggagaaacCACCGCCCAGTAGCCACTCCCGAAGTTGACTCTGACGACGAGAAGGAGtacaacaccaagaacatTGAGGCGGGTATTTCTGTCACCCCTCCCATGtcaacccacccaacacaTGCTGCCCAAAAACCAAGACTGGCTACCATCCTCAGCTCTGCGGTCGTTGTCGTTGACCAggtcccatcatcacaaaaGACATCCTCTTCGCCACTTCAAGAAGTCACCAACAGCACAACAACAGTCACGAATTCGAGATCAACAGAATCGTCTGGCAAGATCACAGCTTGA
- a CDS encoding hypothetical protein (EggNog:ENOG503P76K) yields MSSSSTPITPSAFASALPSLPLPSLHLKVLELRNSIAHLDYSNEQLHPFAHPSSGPPDPVCVEAISENNIVIARMQERISLVKAEVETRGLSWTEFQSKEEIEKLDKQEPGVMAETNGERHSAWTDGTFQAGRIVNGEVVMDDVSGGGQAQQGGSIGDEELRRRMEERMGDMGVDDEEGGMHL; encoded by the coding sequence atgTCATCCTCCAGCACACCCATaaccccctccgccttcgcctccgccctcccctccctccccctcccctccctccacctaAAAGTCCTCGAGCTCCGCAACTCAATCGCCCACCTCGACTACTCCAACGAGCAGCTCCACCCCTTcgcccacccctcctccggtCCCCCCGACCCCGTCTGCGTGGAAGCCATCTCCGAAAACAACATCGTCATCGCCCGCATGCAAGAGCGCATCAGCCTCGTCAAGGCAGAGGTCGAGACCCGCGGGCTCAGCTGGACAGAGTTCCAGTCGAAAGAAGAAATAGAAAAACTCGACAAGCAAGAGCCTGGGGTGATGGCAGAGACAAATGGGGAAAGGCACTCGGCCTGGACGGATGGGACTTTCCAGGCTGGGAGGATTGTcaatggggaggtggtgatggatgatgttTCCGGGGGTGGACAAGCACAACAAGGGGGCTCTATCGGTGATGAGGAACTAAgacggaggatggaggagaggatgggagaTATgggtgtggatgatgaggaggggggtatgCATCTGTAA
- a CDS encoding hypothetical protein (COG:T; EggNog:ENOG503P1NA; MEROPS:MER0015472), with amino-acid sequence MSCSSLGVNAFRPSVQVATHHLSRLSRPVSTPIVFPVRFLSSTPPPYYSRQFQHRRRSGRNITSHTLLRKPLPWPTAAQRFGVRTVFGGRIVYKHYIELPPNYTDEDGLDFTSKDLRPEEVHAIFGADIDAYNANKLLKIIHGRRVAGTLEDPAVAGRSYGYIVEQRQKALAYLRDHYPVDEIANAGLRAEDELAALEALEEDVTPETTEELDAKKAPREPTGKTNKLYKGAIQKNKSVYGDSVVEQLRIENEAKWAAEKKRLEEEEAKKAEEERNGVAGPLTPLTHPEKFGKLSPTVQKWITSATSDLKEPPKLSAWQRLWPSATFVLVLLGGLGVYIYTYKPAKRNERWFPEIPPAAATVGALILLNTLVHAAWKLPALWAPFNKYLLITPAVPKPFALLGAMFSHQAFGHLAVNMGFLWVVGTLLHDDIGRAKFLGLYLGSGLVAAMTSMTEFVLRQRWNISTLGASGAVYGAIGAYCWMHRLDGHRIFGFPPPPSEGLKGIVFLAFVVATNISFLFSRAARSRIDVTSHFAGLAAGVAAGEWILRRKEAEKKARMETMAVRVSKV; translated from the coding sequence ATGAGCTGCTCTTCACTGGGCGTGAATGCCTTCCGGCCCAGTGTCCAGGTAGCCACTCACCATCTTTCCAGACTCTCCCGTCCAGTGTCCACGCCGATCGTCTTTCCGGTCCGGTTTCTCTCGTCGACCCCTCCGCCATATTATAGCCGACAGTTCCAGCATAGACGACGATCCGGTCGGAACATCACCAgtcacaccctcctccgaaaGCCATTGCCGTGGCCTACAGCCGCGCAACGATTCGGGGTTCGAACGGTCTTTGGGGGAAGGATAGTATACAAGCACTACATCGAGCTGCCGCCCAATTATACCGATGAGGATGGGTTGGATTTTACAAGCAAGGATCTCAGGCCTGAAGAAGTCCACGCGATCTTTGGGGCCGATATCGATGCGTACAATGCAAACAAACTGCTAAAGATTATTCACGGCCGCCGCGTCGCTGGCACTCTTGAAGACCCTGCGGTTGCGGGCCGCTCCTACGGCTATATTGTGGAGCAACGGCAAAAGGCTCTTGCCTATCTTCGGGATCACTACCCAGTTGATGAGATTGCCAATGCCGGTCTGCGCGCTGAAGATGAGCTGGCGGCTctggaggcgttggaggaagaCGTCACGCCCGAAACCacggaggaactggatgCCAAGAAGGCGCCGCGAGAACCGACCGGGAAGACCAATAAGCTGTACAAAGGCGCAATACAAAAGAACAAGAGTGTCTATGGCGACAGTGTGGTGGAACAGCTCCGCATCGAGAACGAGGCGAAGTGggcggccgagaagaagcgtctggaggaggaagaagcaaagaaggcagaggaggaaaggaacGGAGTTGCTGGTCCCCTCACGCCGCTCACCCATCCGGAAAAGTTTGGGAAACTCAGCCCTACGGTACAAAAATGGATCACGTCTGCTACGTCTGATTTGAAGGAACCACCGAAGCTGTCGGCTTGGCAGCGGCTTTGGCCTTCGGCAACGTTTGTGCTTGTGTTGCTTGGTGGCCTTGGGGTTTACATTTATACCTACAAGCCGGCGAAGCGCAACGAGCGCTGGTTTCCCGAGATTCCCCCAGCAGCTGCGACGGTTGGTGCGCTCATTCTTTTGAACACGTTGGTCCATGCGGCCTGGAAACTTCCCGCGCTGTGGGCGCCGTTCAACAAGTACTTGTTGATCACGCCGGCGGTTCCCAAACCGTTTGCTCTCCTTGGCGCCATGTTTTCTCACCAGGCGTTTGGTCACTTGGCGGTCAACATGGGCTTTCTATGGGTTGTTGGCACCTTGCTCCACGATGACATTGGACGGGCCAAGTTCCTTGGGCTTTACCTTGGGAGCGGTCTCGTGGCGGCGATGACTTCGATGACGGAGTTTGTACTCCGCCAGAGGTGGAATATCAGCACGTTGGGAGCGTCAGGTGCGGTTTATGGTGCTATTGGAGCGTACTGCTGGATGCACCGGCTTGACGGCCACCGGATTTTTGGgttccctcccccgccgagTGAAGGGTTGAAGGGGATTGTCTTTTTGGCCTTTGTTGTTGCGACGAACATCTCATTCTTGTTCTCGAGGGCTGCGCGGAGCAGGATAGATGTTACATCTCATTTTGCGGGGCTGGCGGCTGGCGTAGCTGCGGGAGAATGGATCTTGCGCAGGAAGGAggcagagaagaaggcgaggatggagacgATGGCGGTTAGGGTGAGTAAGGTGTAA
- a CDS encoding hypothetical protein (EggNog:ENOG503NVQT) — MTSPSSPPHGDDEIGDDARNPYASQSRWRHAESSAYAKYEQERAGGAAHHHHHHHHNGPVAREADARGGVGDLANFLNKSRVEPENPNGDERPTSMRFKPVMAGAEEARAATGHAEDAPAAESAIKASSGPPADGKEVAVGPLINYRRMEGNTWIGSVLVVVVGGGREQPFTPSLNLRRAGEGGQGVDVEGVCLYSDPRNTFWRFDLAVEMGGREIKWEYELPGLRYKSQSKPRVNAFFVPAITESMRIMFHSCNGFSVGTDEEAYSGACLWNDVMRKHQERPFHVMIGGGDQIYNDGIRVQGPLRKWTAIGNPKKRRDYPFPESLREECDDYYLKNYIRWYGTEPFAAANGQIPQINIWDDHDIIDGFGSYVNDFMKCDVFRGIGGVAHKYYMLFQHHLPPPPSTYTSDAVHAAGGEEGQGVDPNQFMTAHVHPQITESGYINGLKPGPYVAEHSHNVYARLGARIAFIGLDARTERTRHQINYPETYDAIFARLKEEFTAAANSDQPLKHLILLLGVPIAYPRLTWLENIFSSPVIAPIKLLNRRVGLGGSFFNSFDGSVDLLDDLDDHYTARTHKKERNRLIERFQALAAEFSIRVTILSGDVHLAALGRFYSNPKLNIAPENDYRYIANVVSSAIVNKPPPAAVANLLARRNKIHHLNHETDETLLKLFDKDPGDSNKTSKSNNVTMPSRNFAIITENSPNNGQRNGGGPLNSHQVDQNHLFPPANGGGGAQGSQVSLPHSAQTNPAAPRPKDTRLPIGAGEVNCGSKHKAAIPGEHGTGSDGGLDVVIQVEIDQHDGEGRTEGYGLTIPALDYRGKKPASVVGSVGGGSRRSVRSGRSH; from the exons ATGACTTCCCCGAGCAGCCCCCCTCacggcgacgacgagattgGCGACGACGCGCGCAACCCTTATGCTTCCCAGTCCCGCTGGCGCCATGCCGAGTCCTCTGCCTATGCCAAGTATGAACAAGAGCGCGCTGGCGGCGCtgctcaccatcaccatcaccaccaccataacGGCCCTGTAGCGCGCGAGGCGGATGCGcgaggtggtgtgggagaTCTGGCTAACTTTCTGAACAAATCGAGGGTTGAACCGGAGAATCCCAACGGGGATGAGCGCCCTACGAGCATGCGCTTCAAGCCCGTCATGGCTGGCGCGGAAGAGGCCCGCGCCGCGACGGGCCACGCGGAGGATGCGCCGGCTGCTGAGTCGGCGATTAAGGCTTCGTCGGGGCCGCCGGCggatgggaaggaggtggcggtTGGACCGCTGATTAACTAccggaggatggaggggaatACTTGGATTGGGAGcgtgttggttgttgttgttggtggggggagggagcagccTTTTACGCCGTCGCTCAACCTTCGcagggctggggagggaggtcagggggtggatgttgagggtGTGTGTCTGTATTCGGACCCGAGGAATACCTTTTGGAGGTTTGACCTtgcggtggagatgggggggagggagatcaAGTGGGAGTATGAGCTGCCTGGGTTGAGGTACAAGAGCCAGTCGAAGCCGAGGGTGAATGCGTTCTTCGTGCCGGCCATCACGGAGAGCATGAGGATCATGTTTCACAGCTGCAATGGGTTCAGTGTGGGcacggatgaggaggcgtACAGCGGGGCGTGCTTGTGGAATGATGTTATGAGGAAGCATCAGGAGAGGCCGTTTCATGTCATgattggaggtggtgatcaGATTTACAACGATGGGATTCGGGTGCAGGGGCCGCTTAGGAAGTGGACTGCGATTGGGAatccgaagaagaggagggattATCCTTTTCCGGAAtcgttgagggaggagtgtgATGACTACTATTTGAAGAACTATATCCGCTG GTACGGCACTGAGCcctttgctgctgccaatgGCCAAATTCCCCAGATCAATATCTGGGATGACCACGACATTATCGACGGATTTGGCTCTTATGTCAACGACTTCATGAAGTGCGATGTTTTCAGAGGCATCGGTGGTGTCGCTCACAAGTACTACATGCTTTTCcagcaccatctccctccgccgccgtctaCATACACCTCCGACGCGGTCCAtgcggctggtggtgaggaaggacAGGGCGTGGATCCAAACCAGTTCATGACTGCCCATGTCCACCCCCAGATCACCGAGTCCGGCTATATCAACGGCCTGAAGCCAGGTCCATATGTTGCTGAGCACTCGCACAATGTGTACGCGAGGCTGGGTGCTAGGATAGCCTTCATTGGCCTTGACGCTCGCACCGAACGTACGAGGCACCAGATCAACTATCCCGAGACGTATGATGCCATTTTTGCTCGTCTCAAGGAGGAGTTCACTGCTGCCGCGAACTCGGACCAGCCTCTGAAGCACCTGATTCTCCTGCTGGGTGTGCCCATTGCCTATCCTCGCCTCACCTGGCTTGAaaacatcttctcctccccagtcaTCGCCCccatcaagctcctcaaccGCCGCGTCGGTCTCGGCggcagcttcttcaacagcttcGACGGCAGCGTCGATCTGctcgacgacctcgacgacCACTACACCGCCCGCACCCACAAGAAAGAGCGCAACCGGCTCATTGAGCGCTTCCAGGCTTTGGCGGCCGAGTTCTCCATCCGCGTCACCATCCTCAGCGGTGACGTCCATCTCGCCGCCCTGGGACGCTTCtactccaaccccaagctcaacatcgCGCCTGAAAACGACTACCGCTACATCGCCAACGTGGTCTCCTCGGCCATTGTCAACAAGCCCCCTCCTGCCGCGGTAGCCAACCTGTTGGCCCGTCGCAACAagatccaccacctcaaccacgaGACGGACGAGACATTGCTGAAGCTCTTTGACAAAGACCCAggcgacagcaacaaaacctccaagtccaacaacGTCACCATGCCGAGCCGAAACTTTGCCATCATCACGGAGAATTCGCCTAATAACGGCCAGCGGAACGGTGGCGGTCCGCTCAACTCTCACCAGGTTGATCAGAATCATTTGTTCCCGCCTgccaatggtggtggtggtgctcagGGGTCTCAGGTCAGCCTTCCGCACTCCGCCCAGACCAATCCGGCGGCTCCCCGACCAAAGGACACGCGCCTTCCTATCGGGGCTGGTGAGGTCAACTGTGGCAGTAAGCACAAGGCCGCTATTCCGGGTGAACACGGCACGGGGTCTGACGGCGGGTTGGATGTGGTTATCCAGGTGGAGATTGACCAgcatgatggggagggaagaacGGAGGGGTATGGGTTGACGATTCCGGCGTTGGATTATAGGGGAAAGAAGCCGGCTAGTGTGGTGGGGagtgttgggggggggagcaggaggagtgTGAGGAGCGGGAGGTCGCATTaa